A region of Elusimicrobiota bacterium DNA encodes the following proteins:
- a CDS encoding CapA family protein has product MRGTAAFIFVVLFPAALAAEPSTNSVSSAEPEWTLVAGGDVMMARTIGVRMGRNGAAKALAGVGSILSKADIAFCNLESILGTSDNEKMFPEKCYNFLAATPTVRALTTAGVDTVSLANNHAMDYNGKALAQTRLLLWKQGIYPFGAGKDSVQSHLPATFVVRGTTVAFLGYGIAHSTWVWSGASRPGVSALDPRRIRQDIRKARKGADLVVVSLHWGEEYNHYPSKRQIQLAHGLVEGGADIILGHHPHVLQGVEEYQGKVIAYSLGNLLFDQKKNAQDENILLRISLQRNRVRRVELVPVDRREVFYPAVAMGVKGEKILSDVQRYSLPLQSTGTLTGLISFALPAEAQPPKYAEATP; this is encoded by the coding sequence ATGCGGGGAACGGCGGCTTTCATTTTCGTCGTCCTTTTCCCGGCCGCCTTAGCGGCCGAGCCCTCCACGAATTCGGTTTCGAGCGCGGAACCGGAGTGGACCCTGGTGGCCGGCGGTGACGTGATGATGGCCCGAACCATCGGGGTGCGGATGGGCCGGAATGGCGCCGCGAAGGCCTTGGCAGGCGTGGGATCCATTCTCTCCAAGGCCGACATCGCCTTTTGCAACCTCGAATCCATCCTGGGAACATCGGACAATGAAAAGATGTTCCCGGAGAAATGCTACAACTTTCTCGCGGCCACACCGACGGTCCGCGCGCTCACGACCGCCGGTGTCGACACGGTTTCCCTCGCCAACAACCACGCCATGGATTATAACGGAAAAGCCTTGGCTCAAACCCGCCTCCTTTTATGGAAGCAGGGGATCTACCCGTTTGGGGCGGGCAAGGATTCCGTCCAGTCGCATCTTCCGGCCACGTTTGTCGTCCGCGGAACGACCGTGGCGTTCTTGGGATACGGCATCGCGCACTCCACTTGGGTTTGGTCGGGGGCTTCCCGGCCCGGCGTTTCGGCGTTGGACCCGCGCCGAATCCGGCAAGACATCCGAAAGGCGCGGAAGGGGGCGGACCTCGTCGTCGTCTCTCTCCATTGGGGAGAAGAATACAACCATTATCCCTCCAAGAGGCAAATTCAACTGGCCCATGGCCTTGTGGAGGGAGGCGCCGATATCATCCTGGGCCACCATCCCCACGTGCTCCAGGGGGTCGAGGAATACCAGGGAAAAGTCATCGCCTACAGCCTGGGGAACCTTCTTTTTGATCAAAAAAAGAACGCCCAGGACGAAAACATTCTTCTGCGGATTTCGTTGCAAAGGAACCGGGTCCGGCGGGTGGAATTGGTCCCCGTGGATCGGCGGGAGGTGTTCTACCCGGCCGTGGCCATGGGGGTGAAGGGAGAAAAGATTTTATCGGATGTTCAGCGCTACTCTCTTCCTTTGCAATCCACCGGGACCCTCACCGGCTTGATCTCTTTCGCCCTGCCGGCGGAAGCCCAACCGCCGAAATACGCCGAGGCCACGCCGTAG